A genomic segment from Nodosilinea sp. FACHB-141 encodes:
- a CDS encoding sodium:proton antiporter — translation MLESVIWILLMGFFVGQMARRLKLPALVGMVLVGILLGPQMGNVISPGVLAAADELRTIAVMVILMKAGLGLDRDKLAQQGSVALRLGFLPAACEAIAIAIAAVWLFQFDFATGLLLGCVLGAESPAVIVPAMLRLKSLGWGVKKGIPDAILTGSALSDVLLLLVFSLLLAFLTQNAIAVTLPGGVTLSPLQLLPIQIIAQIALGVLLGWLTAHLLVSLLARQNWTQNAVQDALVTAGFALLLVVLAEDFPMFSGYLAVMTAGFFLVELDAPLARRLRGGFDSLWTIAQIILFVLLGASIELSVLSDTLLVGLLVLAIGTLVGRSLGWYLSTLGSNWTGQERLFLLPGNSAKATVQAAIGAIPLTQGVEGGEIILALSALSILVTAPLGAWAIPTFAPKLLERGEVDPTKVSVARELTLLAAVDTSSLATGVLAKAAELARRSDANVVVLHVVRVDDPAVVEELRQRVRQCLADIRHRFITTSGSVPEEIVRAAQECGAAEIVVGKRGDRTSDRVLVGSVCQAVLETSLLPVVVVEDSALVLEDR, via the coding sequence ATGTTAGAAAGCGTGATTTGGATTTTGCTGATGGGCTTTTTCGTCGGGCAAATGGCTCGACGGCTAAAGCTCCCCGCCCTGGTGGGCATGGTGCTGGTGGGTATTTTGCTTGGCCCCCAAATGGGCAATGTAATTAGCCCAGGGGTGTTGGCCGCGGCAGACGAGCTGCGCACCATTGCCGTCATGGTGATTTTGATGAAGGCGGGGCTGGGCCTCGATCGCGACAAGCTGGCCCAGCAGGGGTCGGTGGCGCTGCGGCTGGGGTTTTTGCCCGCCGCCTGTGAGGCGATCGCCATTGCCATTGCCGCTGTGTGGCTATTTCAGTTTGATTTTGCTACTGGGCTACTGCTGGGCTGTGTGCTGGGGGCTGAGTCACCGGCGGTGATTGTGCCTGCTATGCTACGGCTCAAAAGCTTGGGCTGGGGCGTTAAAAAAGGCATTCCCGACGCGATTTTGACGGGCAGCGCCCTCTCGGATGTGCTGCTGCTGCTGGTGTTTAGCCTGCTGCTGGCGTTTTTGACCCAGAATGCGATCGCGGTTACTCTACCCGGCGGTGTCACTCTGAGCCCGCTTCAGCTACTGCCGATTCAAATTATTGCCCAGATTGCCTTGGGGGTATTGCTGGGGTGGCTGACCGCTCATTTGCTGGTGTCGCTGCTGGCCCGGCAAAACTGGACCCAAAACGCAGTGCAGGATGCTCTGGTGACAGCGGGTTTCGCCCTGTTGCTGGTGGTGTTGGCAGAAGATTTTCCGATGTTTTCCGGCTATTTAGCGGTGATGACCGCTGGTTTTTTTCTAGTCGAGCTAGATGCTCCGCTGGCGCGACGGTTGCGAGGTGGCTTCGACAGCCTGTGGACGATTGCCCAGATCATTCTGTTTGTGCTGCTGGGGGCGAGCATTGAGCTCAGCGTGCTGAGTGATACGCTGCTGGTCGGCCTGCTGGTGCTGGCTATTGGCACCCTGGTGGGGCGATCGCTGGGCTGGTATCTGTCTACCCTGGGCAGCAACTGGACCGGTCAGGAACGGTTGTTTTTGCTGCCGGGAAATTCGGCCAAGGCTACGGTGCAGGCGGCGATCGGCGCAATTCCGCTGACCCAGGGGGTCGAGGGTGGCGAGATTATTTTGGCGCTGTCGGCCCTCTCAATTTTGGTGACGGCTCCCCTGGGGGCCTGGGCGATTCCTACCTTTGCCCCGAAATTGCTAGAGCGCGGCGAGGTAGACCCGACCAAGGTTTCGGTGGCCCGCGAGCTTACCCTGCTGGCAGCGGTGGATACGTCATCGCTGGCGACAGGCGTGCTGGCTAAAGCCGCCGAACTCGCCCGCCGCAGCGATGCCAACGTAGTGGTGTTGCACGTGGTGCGAGTTGACGATCCGGCGGTAGTGGAGGAGCTGCGCCAGCGGGTGAGGCAGTGTTTAGCCGACATTCGCCATCGGTTTATCACTACTTCAGGCTCGGTGCCGGAGGAGATTGTGCGGGCTGCCCAAGAGTGTGGCGCGGCTGAGATTGTAGTGGGCAAGCGCGGCGATCGCACCTCAGATAGGGTGCTGGTAGGTTCAGTGTGTCAGGCGGTGTTGGAAACCAGTCTGTTACCAGTTGTTGTGGTTGAAGACAGCGCCTTAGTGCTAGAAGATCGCTGA
- a CDS encoding SDR family oxidoreductase yields the protein MTITPDQIPAQHQERTPALESEMVPRPQYDDPNYKGSGKLQDKVALITGGDSGIGRSVAVYYAKEGADVAIVYLDEHDDAKETQQAVQDYGRRCLLLPGDIRGEDFCREAVQKTIEEFGKLDILVNNAAVQYQEPSLDDIDAARLGDVFATNIFSMFYFAKAATPHMKPGSSIINTTSVNAYKGNPSLLSYSTTKGAILAFTRSLATPMLEKGIRVNGVAPGPIWTPFIPDAFSDDDVANFGKQVPMQRPGQPKEVAPSFVFLASEDASYMAGQVLHPNGGVVVNG from the coding sequence ATGACTATCACCCCTGACCAAATTCCTGCCCAGCACCAAGAGCGCACCCCTGCCCTAGAGTCAGAAATGGTGCCCCGGCCGCAGTATGACGACCCCAATTACAAGGGCAGCGGTAAACTGCAAGACAAAGTTGCCCTAATCACGGGTGGCGACAGTGGTATTGGCCGTTCCGTAGCGGTTTATTACGCCAAAGAAGGGGCCGATGTCGCCATTGTCTATCTCGATGAGCACGACGACGCTAAAGAAACTCAGCAGGCCGTGCAAGACTACGGCCGCCGCTGTTTGCTGCTTCCGGGCGATATTCGCGGTGAGGATTTTTGTCGTGAAGCCGTGCAAAAAACGATTGAGGAGTTTGGCAAGCTTGATATTTTGGTCAACAATGCGGCGGTGCAGTACCAAGAGCCTAGCCTCGATGACATTGATGCGGCCCGACTGGGGGATGTTTTTGCCACCAACATCTTCTCCATGTTTTACTTTGCTAAAGCGGCCACTCCTCACATGAAGCCGGGCAGCTCGATCATCAACACCACCTCGGTTAATGCCTACAAAGGCAACCCCAGCCTGCTGAGCTATTCCACCACCAAAGGGGCGATTTTGGCCTTTACCCGCTCCCTGGCTACCCCCATGTTAGAAAAGGGCATTCGCGTCAACGGCGTCGCCCCCGGCCCGATCTGGACGCCGTTTATCCCCGACGCCTTTTCGGACGATGATGTCGCCAACTTTGGCAAACAGGTACCGATGCAGCGGCCGGGCCAACCCAAGGAAGTCGCGCCTAGCTTTGTCTTTTTGGCCTCTGAAGATGCGTCTTACATGGCGGGTCAGGTGCTGCACCCCAATGGCGGCGTTGTGGTCAACGGATAG